From the Pseudodesulfovibrio indicus genome, the window GATCAAGCCCGGCGACGAAGTCCGGGCCATGGTCAAGGCGACCAGCGTCATGGTGGTCAAGGACTAGTCCCGACCCCGCCGAACCATTGAAAAAGGGCTGCGACCATCCGGTTGCAGCCCTCGTCGTTTTATCGGTGCGCGGTCACAGCATCCAGAAGAGCAGGGGCAGGGTCAGGAAGGACAGGACCATCCCCAGGCTCACCGCGGCGGCGGCCAGCTCGGGCACCATCCCGGCGGCCATGGCCAGGGCGCCCGCAGTGACCATCGGGGGCATCCCCGCCTCGAAGATCGACACGTCGGCGGCCAGGCCGTGCAACCCCAGCATCCTGCAGAACGCCAGGGCCGCGAGGGGAGCCACGGCCAGCTTGACGGCCAGCCCGAAGCCAAGGGGCTGCAATATGGCCGGGCTCAGGCGGATTTTCAGCTGGAACCCGATGGCGGTCATGACCAGGGGGGTGAGCATGCCGGAAAGCACGGTCAAACTTTCCCGCACTGGCTCGGGATAGGGCCAGGAGCGCAGGGCCAACCCCAGGAACAGGGCCAGGGTGGGCGGGAAGAGCAGTGCCCTCCCGGCAATCCGCAGGAACCTGACCTTGGCGTCGCTGCCGTAAAGGGCAAGGATCATGGCCCCGTAAAAGACGAACACGGACATTGTTCCCACCTGGTCGTAGACGATCAGGGGCGGTATCCCCTGTTCCCCGAAGAACGCCGTGACCATGGGCACGCCCATGAAGGAGGTGTTGCCGATGGGCACGACCAGGAGCAGCACGCCGACGGTCTCCCTGGACCACCCCAACAGTCTGGCTCCCGCGAGGATCAGCGCCGCGGACAGCAGGAGCATGCCCCACGGGAGCAGCGCCGGGAGCAGCATCCCGGAGGAAAATTGGATCTGGGGGACCTTGAGCAGGATGACGGCCGGGAGCGCCACATACAGGGCGAACATGTTGAGGACATGCGCCGTATCCTTGGGAAAGACCGGGAGCCGTTTGAATATCGCGCCGATGGCGACGAAGATGCTGATGAAGAGGAATTTTTCCATGTCGGCCCCCGCCGAAGGGCTTTGTTCCGGGAGGGGGCGGTCGGAACACCGCTCCCTCCGCAGGCTTCGGGAAACGTGTCCGGGACCCGGATCGCCCCGAGGGAACGGGGGGAGGAGGGAGCCCGGACGGGAAAAGAGAAAAAGGGTTGCGACTGTCTGGTCGCAACCCTTGTTTCATTCTGGTGCCGAAGAGAAGACTCGAACTTCCACGGGAATACTCCCACTAGACCCTGAACCTAGCGTGTCTACCAATTCCACCACTTCGGCACGTTCAGGCGAAGAGGCTTATATATGCCCCGAACCCGGTTTGCAAGCACTTTTTTCGCCTAAGGGGCCGGGGAGCTAAGATTGTTTTCGGGATTCGGGGAACACGTTGAATTGACCGTAGAATTCCCGTATCCTTCCGGGAGGAATTGGAGCGTCGAATGGAGAATTTTCTGTTGCTGGGAGTCTGTTTCCTGCTCGGCCTGGGGTTGCGCCTGGCGGGGGTGGTGGACAACAAGGGACCGGCCGCCCTGAACGCGGTCATCATCCACATGTCGCTGCCCGCCCTGGCCCTGCTCTACGCCCACGGCCTACCCGTCGGCCCGGAGCTGATCCTGCCCGCGTCCATGGCCTGGATCGTGTTCGGGGCGGGGGCGGCGCTGTTCGCGCTCCCTGGGCGCAGGCTGGGGTTCGACCGGGCGACCGTGGTCTGCCTGGCCCTGACCGGCGGGCTGGGGAACACCTCCTTCGTGGGGCTGCCCATGATCGAGGCGTTTTACGGCCCGGAGTACCTGGGCGTGGGCATGCTCTGCGACACGGCGGGTACGTTCATGGTCCTGGCCGTGCCCGGGATCATCCTGGCCGCGTCCGTTTCCGGGCAGTCCGTGGGCTGGCGAGTGCTGGCCCGCAAGGTCCTGCTTTTTCCGCCCTTTGCAGCCATAGTCCTCGGCTTCGCCCTCCAGCCGGTCCCCTATCCCGACTGGCTGGCCGCGCTCCTGGCCCGGCTGGGGGATACACTCAGCCCCCTGGCGCTGCTTTCCGTGGGCATGACCCTGCGCTTCGGGGCCATCCGGGGCAACGGTCGCGCCCTGGCCCTGGGGCTGGGCTACAAGCTGCTCCTGGCTCCGGCGCTGATTTTCGCCCTGTATGTCTGGGGACTGGGCAACACGGACATGGTCACGCGGGTCACGGTCTTCGAGGCGGCCATGGGGCCGATGATCACCGGCGGCATCATCGCCATGGGCTACGGGATCAACCCCTCCCTGGCCGCGGCCATGCTCGGGGTGGGCATACCGGTCTCCTTCCTGACCATTCCCCTCTGGCACCTGCTGCTTTCCCTGGTCTGACGCCGGAAAGCGAAAGGGCCGGGAGCGCAGTGTCCTTGCGCCCCCGGCCCTTTGTCGTTTGTTGGCGAATCTAGAACCGTTCGAAATCGGTCTCGTCGGCCTCGCTCATGTCGAGGGCTACGCCGGAGACCGGTTTGGCCGTGATCTTGCCGGACGGCAGTTGGGCCGGAGCCCGGCGCGTGACGCTGGTCTTCGTCCGGATCGGCGCGTGTCCGCCGCCGATGTTGAAGTACTGCATCCCCTGCTGGAGCTGCGCCGCCTGGGAGGTGAACTGCCGGGCCGTGGCCGCCAGCTCTTCCGAAGCGCCCGCGTTCTGCTGGATGACGCTGTCCAGTTCCTGGATCGCCTTGTTGATTTCCTGCGCGCCCTGGTTCTGCTCGGCGCTGGCCGCGGAAATCTCCTGGACCAGGTCGGCGGTCTTGCGGATGTCCGGGACCATCTTGGTCAGCATGGCTCCGGCCTCGTCCGCCTTGGCCAGGGTGGTGGAGGACAGCTCGCCGATCTCGGCGGCGGCGGTGCCGCTTCGTTCGGCCAGCTTGCGCACCTCGGCCGCGACCACGGCGAATCCCTTGCCCGCCTCGCCCGCGCGGGCGGCCTCGATGGCCGCGTTCAGGGCGAGCAGGTTGGTCTGCCGGGCGATTTCCTCGATGATCGAGATCTTCTCTGCGATGTTCTTGATGGAGTGCACCGCCTCCATGACCGTGTCGCCGCCCTTCTGGGCGTCCTGGGCGGTCTTCTTGGCCATGTGCTCGGTCTGGGTGGCGTTCTCGGTGTTGCGTCCGATCTGGCCGATCATCTCTTCCATGGCCGAAGAGACCTCCTCCACCGAGGCGGCCTGGCGGTTGGCGCCGTCGGCCAGGGCGGTGGCGGAGCTGGTCACCTCGGAGCTGCCCGTGGCCACCTGGTCCGCGCCTTCCTTGGCCTGGCCCACGATCTCGCGCAGCTTGCGAACCATCTTGCCCAGGGACGCGGTCAGCTTGCCGGGCTCGTCGTTGTACTGAGAGGTGATGTCTCGGGTCAGGTCGCCCTCGGCCACTTCGTCGGCCAGCACCAGGGCCTCGTTGAGCGGCTGGACGATGGACCGGACGATGAACAGGCAGACGGGCAGGATGACCAGCAGGAACACGGCCAGGATGATGCTGCCGATGACCAGGACGTGAGTGGAGACGATGTCATCGATGTCGCTCATGATAGCCTGCTTCTTGTCCTCAACGTTGTCGAGGTACACGCCGGTGCCGATCCACATGTCCGTGCCGGGGATCAGGGTGGCGTAGGAGAGCTTGGGCTGGTCGCCCTTGTCGGGCTTGGGCCAGATGTAGGTCAGGAATCCTCCGCCGTTGTGGGCCAGCTTGTTCAGCTCGACCACCAACTGGAGACCGTTGGGGTCCTTGAGGTGGCCGAGGTCCTTGCCCTGCAGCGAGTGGTTCGGGGGCAGGGCCACGTTGACGGTCTTGTCGTAGACGAAGAAGTAGCCGGATTTGTCGTCTTCAAAACGGAATTTGTCCAGCATCTTGCGGATGAGTTCGGTCTTGGCAGCCGGATCGGGTACGTCGGCGATGGCCTGGCTCAGCGCTTCGGCCATGGCCAGCGTGGCGACTCGGATCTTGTCGTTTTCGCCGTCGAGCATGGCCTTGGTCGAATGCTCCACGCCCACGTCCTTTATCGTGTTCACCCCGTTCAGGAATGCCAGGGTAAAACCGATCGTGAAAAGGACGATGCAGGCGATGAGCAAAAGGATGCGTGTTTTGATGGTCATTTTTCTCAGCATATTTCCTCTCTCAAAAATAGTTCTTAAGCACCCTCTATCACAGCTCTAGTCTGCAACGCCACGATCTATTGAAAATTATAAAAGGGGCAAGCCCCGCCCTTGTCCTGGTTCCGGGGCGCGCGCTGGGGTGTTCCATCCAGGGGCGAATCCTGATAGGAAGTCGGGTGTGACGCACTTTAGCAATTATACCCAGTTGTCGGAATACATGGACAGGCTCGGCCTGTTCCACATGGACCTGAGCCTCGGCCGGATGGAAGCGTTCTGGGAGGCGGCGGGCATGCCCGACGTCCCCGTGGTCCACGTGGTCGGCACCAACGGCAAGGGGTCCACCACGGCCTTCTTCGCCTCCCTGGCCCGCGCCCACGGGCAAAAGGTCGGGACCTTCACCTCCCCCCATTTCCTGACGCCCAGGGAGCGCGTCCAGGTCAACCGGACCATGCTCTCCGAGGAGGCGTGGGTGGAGCTGGGCAATGAGATTTTGTCCGCGCCCGGCGGCGACGCCCTGACCTATTTCGAGTTCCAGACTTGCCTGGCCATGCTCGCCTTCAGGGAGCGCAGGGTGGACGTGGCGATCATGGAGGCGGGGCTGGGCGGCCGTTTCGACGCCACCAACGTGTTCCGGCCCGGGCTGACCCTGTTCACGCCCATCGGCATGGACCACGAGGCGATCCTCGGCCCGACGCTGGCCGATATCGCCCGCGACAAGGCCGGGGCCATCCACGAAAACGGCCTGGCCATCACCGGCCATCAGGAACCGGCGGCCATGATCGAGCTGCAGAGCCGGGCCGAAGCGGTCCGGGCCCGGCTGCTCTACGCCGTGGACCTGGCCGGGCCGGTGCCTGCGGACAGGCTCGGGCTGAAGGGCATCTACCAGCAGGCCAACGCGCACCTCGCCCTGGCCGGTTGGCACTGGTTCGCCGCCGGGCGGGGAATCCGCAGCGGCCATGCGGCCGAGATTTTCGGCCTGGAGTCCGCCTTCCTGCCGGGGCGGTTCCAGCGCGTAGCCCTGAACGGGCGCGAGGTCATCCTGGACGGCGCGCACAACGCCCACGCCCTGGTCGCGCTCAAGGCCGCCCTGGACGCCGAGGGAATACGCCCGGGCAAGGTCGTGTTCGCCTGCCTCAAGGACAAGAACCTCGCGGACATGCTGCCGCTCATCCGGTCCCTGACCGACGGGCCGATCCTGGTCCCGGCCATGGAAGGGGAGCGGGCCGCGGACAACCGCGCCATCGCCGCCGCCATCGGAGGGAACGCCGTGGCGTCGGATTCCATGGAAGCGGCACTGTGCACGGAGCCTCTGGTGCCAGAACCGACACTAGTCTGCGGGTCCTTGTATTTGCTTGCCGAGTTTTATACCCTGTATCCTCATTTTCTGACTGCCTAACAATGGGATACATATGAGCAAACTTTTCAGGCATTTGCCTTCCGTGGACGAAGTGCTTTCCGCCCTGGCCAAGGGCGGCGGTTTCGGGGAGCTGCCCCGGCCGCTGGTCAAGAATCTGGTCAACGATTTTCTGGACATATGCCGTGAGGAAATCCGCGCGGGCGCGTTCTCCGAGCCGGAGCAGCTGGCCGTCAAGGCGCTGATGCCCAGACTGACGGCCTATGTGCGCGCCAAGTCCCGGCCCCATTTCCGCCGGGTGCTGAACGCCACCGGCGTGGTCATTCACACCAACCTGGGCCGCTCCCTGCTGGCCAAGCCGGCCATCGACGCGGTGGCCGAGGCGTGCGGCCACTATTCCAACTGCGAGTTCGACCTGAGCACGGGCAAGCGCGGCAGCCGCTACTCCCACGTGGAGAAGATTCTTTGCGACATCACCGGGGCCGAGGCCGCCCTGGTGGTCAACAACAACGCCGCCGCGGTGTTCATCATGCTGGAGACCTTGGCCAAGGGACGCGAGGTCATCGTCTCGCGCGGCCAGCTGGTCGAGATCGGCGGTTCCTTCCGCATCCCGGACGTCATGGCCAAGTCCGGGGCCACCCTGCGCGAGGTCGGGGCCACCAACCGGACCCACCTGCACGACTACGAGAACGCCGTGGGCGACCAGACCGGCGCGCTGATGCGCGTGCACACCTCCAATTTCCGCGTGGTCGGGTTCACCAAGGAGGTCCCCCTGGCCGAGCTGCGCAAGCTCGGCGACCGTTACAACCTGCCGGTCCTGGAGGACCTCGGTTCCGGCACCCTGTACGCCCTGGAAGGGGAGGGGCTGCTCGGCGAACCCACGGTGCAGCAGGTGGTGGCCCAGGGGGCGGACGTGGTCTCTTTCTCCGGCGACAAGGTCCTGGGCGGCCCGCAGGCGGGCGTCATCGTCGGGCGCAAGGAGTACATCGACCGCATCAAGAAGAACCCGATCAACCGGGCCATGCGTATCGACAAGATGACCCTGGCCGCCCTGGAGGCGACCCTGCGGCTTTACCTGGACATGGACGAGGCGCGGCGCAAGATTCCCACCCTGAACATGATCACCGCCTCGCCCGAGGCGCTCAAGTCCAAGGCCAGACGGCTGGCGGACGCGGTCCGCGACGCCCTGGGCAAGCGGGCCGAGGTGGGCATGAAGAAGGGCGTCTCCCGCGTCGGCGGCGGGGCGTTCCCGGAGTACGACCTGCCCGGCACCATGGTCACCGTGGCGGTCAAGGGCGTGGCCGTGAAGGCGTTGCGGGACGCGTTGCTGGACACCGATCCGCCGCTCATCGCCCGCATCGAGGACGATGAATTTCTCCTGGACCCGCGCACGCTGGCGTCCACCGAACTCAAGCTGGCTGCCCACGCCCTGAAGCAGGGTGTGGCCGCCCTCACCAAATAGCGAGGAAAAGCAAATGAGCAAGCAATTGGAATACGAGCCGAAATCCGCCTGGGAGGTGTATTCCTCCAAAAAGGATCGGAAGGCCATGGATTCCCTGGCCGCCGAGTACGTGCGGTTCCTGAGCGAATGCAAGACCGAGCGGCTGGTCATGGACTACGTTCGCGCCCGCGTGGAGAAGGCGGGCTTCGTGGACGATCTCAAGGCCCCGCTGGCCTACCGCTTCAACCGCAACAA encodes:
- a CDS encoding AEC family transporter: MENFLLLGVCFLLGLGLRLAGVVDNKGPAALNAVIIHMSLPALALLYAHGLPVGPELILPASMAWIVFGAGAALFALPGRRLGFDRATVVCLALTGGLGNTSFVGLPMIEAFYGPEYLGVGMLCDTAGTFMVLAVPGIILAASVSGQSVGWRVLARKVLLFPPFAAIVLGFALQPVPYPDWLAALLARLGDTLSPLALLSVGMTLRFGAIRGNGRALALGLGYKLLLAPALIFALYVWGLGNTDMVTRVTVFEAAMGPMITGGIIAMGYGINPSLAAAMLGVGIPVSFLTIPLWHLLLSLV
- a CDS encoding AEC family transporter, with the translated sequence MEKFLFISIFVAIGAIFKRLPVFPKDTAHVLNMFALYVALPAVILLKVPQIQFSSGMLLPALLPWGMLLLSAALILAGARLLGWSRETVGVLLLVVPIGNTSFMGVPMVTAFFGEQGIPPLIVYDQVGTMSVFVFYGAMILALYGSDAKVRFLRIAGRALLFPPTLALFLGLALRSWPYPEPVRESLTVLSGMLTPLVMTAIGFQLKIRLSPAILQPLGFGLAVKLAVAPLAALAFCRMLGLHGLAADVSIFEAGMPPMVTAGALAMAAGMVPELAAAAVSLGMVLSFLTLPLLFWML
- a CDS encoding bifunctional folylpolyglutamate synthase/dihydrofolate synthase, which translates into the protein MTHFSNYTQLSEYMDRLGLFHMDLSLGRMEAFWEAAGMPDVPVVHVVGTNGKGSTTAFFASLARAHGQKVGTFTSPHFLTPRERVQVNRTMLSEEAWVELGNEILSAPGGDALTYFEFQTCLAMLAFRERRVDVAIMEAGLGGRFDATNVFRPGLTLFTPIGMDHEAILGPTLADIARDKAGAIHENGLAITGHQEPAAMIELQSRAEAVRARLLYAVDLAGPVPADRLGLKGIYQQANAHLALAGWHWFAAGRGIRSGHAAEIFGLESAFLPGRFQRVALNGREVILDGAHNAHALVALKAALDAEGIRPGKVVFACLKDKNLADMLPLIRSLTDGPILVPAMEGERAADNRAIAAAIGGNAVASDSMEAALCTEPLVPEPTLVCGSLYLLAEFYTLYPHFLTA
- a CDS encoding methyl-accepting chemotaxis protein, with translation MTIKTRILLLIACIVLFTIGFTLAFLNGVNTIKDVGVEHSTKAMLDGENDKIRVATLAMAEALSQAIADVPDPAAKTELIRKMLDKFRFEDDKSGYFFVYDKTVNVALPPNHSLQGKDLGHLKDPNGLQLVVELNKLAHNGGGFLTYIWPKPDKGDQPKLSYATLIPGTDMWIGTGVYLDNVEDKKQAIMSDIDDIVSTHVLVIGSIILAVFLLVILPVCLFIVRSIVQPLNEALVLADEVAEGDLTRDITSQYNDEPGKLTASLGKMVRKLREIVGQAKEGADQVATGSSEVTSSATALADGANRQAASVEEVSSAMEEMIGQIGRNTENATQTEHMAKKTAQDAQKGGDTVMEAVHSIKNIAEKISIIEEIARQTNLLALNAAIEAARAGEAGKGFAVVAAEVRKLAERSGTAAAEIGELSSTTLAKADEAGAMLTKMVPDIRKTADLVQEISAASAEQNQGAQEINKAIQELDSVIQQNAGASEELAATARQFTSQAAQLQQGMQYFNIGGGHAPIRTKTSVTRRAPAQLPSGKITAKPVSGVALDMSEADETDFERF
- the selA gene encoding L-seryl-tRNA(Sec) selenium transferase, whose product is MSKLFRHLPSVDEVLSALAKGGGFGELPRPLVKNLVNDFLDICREEIRAGAFSEPEQLAVKALMPRLTAYVRAKSRPHFRRVLNATGVVIHTNLGRSLLAKPAIDAVAEACGHYSNCEFDLSTGKRGSRYSHVEKILCDITGAEAALVVNNNAAAVFIMLETLAKGREVIVSRGQLVEIGGSFRIPDVMAKSGATLREVGATNRTHLHDYENAVGDQTGALMRVHTSNFRVVGFTKEVPLAELRKLGDRYNLPVLEDLGSGTLYALEGEGLLGEPTVQQVVAQGADVVSFSGDKVLGGPQAGVIVGRKEYIDRIKKNPINRAMRIDKMTLAALEATLRLYLDMDEARRKIPTLNMITASPEALKSKARRLADAVRDALGKRAEVGMKKGVSRVGGGAFPEYDLPGTMVTVAVKGVAVKALRDALLDTDPPLIARIEDDEFLLDPRTLASTELKLAAHALKQGVAALTK